A stretch of the Rhinoderma darwinii isolate aRhiDar2 chromosome 3, aRhiDar2.hap1, whole genome shotgun sequence genome encodes the following:
- the LOC142750679 gene encoding olfactory receptor 11L1-like: MLYVHKENNLTTVTEFFLLGFQGGQPLRIFLFCLLLMVYCGTIFGNLLIITLVSTSKNLHTPMYFFLTQLSISDILLPTDIIPNLLHLLLSNGGAITFIGGITQFYFFCALEAFECFLLTMMSYDRYVAICNPLRYTSIMTSRRCVILTLISWVSGFSISLIYTLTIKNLKFCGPNITDHLFCDIIPFLELACSDTFLVYLEIYLIGIPIVFVPTTIIVVSYTYIVLAVVRIPSSTGRHKAFSTCSSHLIVVSIFYWTIFSVYVVPTKAQTLISKMLSLLYTVVTPLVNPIIYSLRNKDIWKAVQETIHKHEIW; encoded by the coding sequence GAGAATAATCTGACGACGGTCACAGAGTTTTTCCTCTTAGGATTTCAAGGTGGTCAACCTTTAAGAATTTTCCTATTCTGTCTGCTACTAATGGTTTACTGTGGGACAATATTTGGGAACCTCCTGATCATCACCCTGGTGTCCACCAGCAAGAACCTCCACACTCCAATGTACTTCTTTCTCACACAACTGTCCATCAGTGACATTTTATTACCGACTGATATCATCCCCAATTTGCTCCACCTTCTACTGAGTAATGGGGGGGCCATTACATTTATTGGCGGCATCACACAGTTCTATTTTTTTTGCGCCTTGGAAGCATTTGAGTGTTTTCTTCTTACCATGATGTCTtatgacagatatgtggccatctgTAACCCCCTCCGTTACACCTCTATCATGACAAGTAGACGTTGTGTGATATTGACTCTCATCTCTTGGGTGTCCGGATTTTCCATCTCTTTGATTTACACTTTAACAATTAAAAATTTGAAGTTTTGTGGACCCAATATCACTGACCATTTATTCTGTGACATTATCCCCTTTCTAGAGCTTGCCTGTTCCGACACCTTTCTTGTTTACTTGGAGATTTATTTAATAGGCATTCCCATTGTCTTCGTTCCAACCACAATCATTGTAGTGTCTTATACTTATATTGTTTTAGCTGTCGTAAGGATTCCCTCCAGCACCGGTAGACacaaagccttctccacctgtagctctCACCTCATTGTGGTCTCAATATTTTACTGGActatatttagtgtttatgttGTCCCAACAAAAGCACAAACACTTATAAGTAAAATGCTATCACTTCTCTACACTGTGGTTACTCCTTTAGTCAACCCTATTATATACAGTCTGAGAAATAAAGACATTTGGAAAGCCGTACAGGAAACAATCCATAAACACGAGATCTGGTAA